Genomic segment of Scardovia inopinata JCM 12537:
AACACAATCTGTAATGACGAAGTCCAATGGCAAAATTGATGTATGAAGCAGAATAAGCAGAATAGGCAGACAGCGACCGCACAAGCTTCTGCCTTTGCCTTTCGGTACGGGACCCCCTACGCACAAACTCATTCCTCCCGCCAGGACCCCCTCCATACAGTGCGGGTCATGCTCCTGGGCTCAGGCGAGCTGGGCAAAGAAATAGCTTTGGAACTCATGCGGCTGGGAGCCCGAGTGTGTGCCCTGGACTCTTATGAGCACGCCCCTGCCATGCAGATGGCTCACGATTGTATTGTTCTTGATATGACCGACCCTCAGGCTCTGAAGGAAGCTATTGATCAGGTTCAGCCCGACATTATTGTTCCCGAAGTAGAAGCCATAGCCACCGATGTTCTCACCGAGGCCGTTGCCGAAGGCATCCAGGTAGTGCCCAGCGCAAAGATTGCTCAAATCTGCATGAATCGCGAGCGCTTGAGGACTCTGGCCCACGACGGTCTGGGACTGCCCACCACTCCCTATCGGTTTGCCAGCAACCCTGATGAGCTGAAAGCAGGAGCCCAGGCGGTTGGCTATCCCTGTGTTGTCAAGCCGATTATGAGCTCATCCGGGCATGGTCAGTCAATCATGCGGTCAGCAGCTGATCTTGACTCTTCCTGGCAGACTGCCCAGCTGGGGCGAAGGGCAGCACACGAAGGCGAGGTTTCCCGGGTGATTGTTGAAGCCCTGGCTCCTCTGGATTATGAGCTGACCATAATAACCGTCTTCTCTTGTGCCGGAGTAGTAACCTGCTCCCCCATAGGACATCGCCAGGTAGACGGGGATTACCGGGAATCCTGGCAGCCGGCCGCAGTTCCTGAGTCAGTGCTGCACAAGGGTAACAAGATTGCCCGGCGGATGGTAGAGGGACTGGCAGCCGAAGCCAGCCGGTCACATGAACATGGCTGGGGTGTTTTTGGAGTCGAGCTTTTTGTTCTCCGTGACGGCCAGGTGCTTTTCAACGAGGTTTCTCCCCGCCCGCATGACACTGGCATGGTCACCATGATTTCTCAGCATCTGAGTGAATTTGCCCTCCACGCGCGGGCGATTCTGGGTATTCCTGTGACCGAGGAATCCCTGGAGTTTATTCATCCTGGTCAGGTTAGCGCCAGCAGGGCCCTGGTAATTGAGGGCAAGGGGCAGGTTGCTTTCAGCAGTGTCAGTACAGCTTTGGCAAAGCCTCACAGCGACTTGCGCATTTTCGGCAAGCCCTCAGTCAATGGCCGCAGAAGAATGGGGGTTGCCCTTGCTTATGCCCCTACCGAAGAGGAAGCCCGCAAGGCCACACAACAGATAGAAGATTCTCTTTC
This window contains:
- the purT gene encoding formate-dependent phosphoribosylglycinamide formyltransferase; this translates as MKQNKQNRQTATAQASAFAFRYGTPYAQTHSSRQDPLHTVRVMLLGSGELGKEIALELMRLGARVCALDSYEHAPAMQMAHDCIVLDMTDPQALKEAIDQVQPDIIVPEVEAIATDVLTEAVAEGIQVVPSAKIAQICMNRERLRTLAHDGLGLPTTPYRFASNPDELKAGAQAVGYPCVVKPIMSSSGHGQSIMRSAADLDSSWQTAQLGRRAAHEGEVSRVIVEALAPLDYELTIITVFSCAGVVTCSPIGHRQVDGDYRESWQPAAVPESVLHKGNKIARRMVEGLAAEASRSHEHGWGVFGVELFVLRDGQVLFNEVSPRPHDTGMVTMISQHLSEFALHARAILGIPVTEESLEFIHPGQVSASRALVIEGKGQVAFSSVSTALAKPHSDLRIFGKPSVNGRRRMGVALAYAPTEEEARKATQQIEDSLSYDLF